A window of the Henckelia pumila isolate YLH828 chromosome 3, ASM3356847v2, whole genome shotgun sequence genome harbors these coding sequences:
- the LOC140891503 gene encoding formin-like protein 5, whose protein sequence is MNLREKLCFRGIFYCMPLVVLLFILVAPHVESKREESETILAYLVDSGEIDMEMAELLHVNCKLEFLHASRVLQDLELQFKEDRSSHGGELYIGRISRTKKHEIIKVLQPMVEQLILDCLRENSHVLPTTGEEKGSETRYTKSLGYLFTQTSSFQRRKLAQTFGGPPATSPMILSPSPAPSVSPMAEPQSPENPPFPFFPPDFSGSDVQPTTSEHSSADASDAQTSKHKTSNRTVVVAVVVTASVTFVIAAVFFLCCRKCGAGSGRGRNDERPLLSLSLSDYSIASSHKSNALGTLTNEEKVGNQSINNKLNHNNFSGKSYVASHSLSNSKFENSVGVATPNTGEDSVRVALGTAGLPPLKPPPGRTDPPKPPLDKAAPTPLASVPTPSPTPAAPVPPPAPPIIQQSGGPRPPPPIPSGIKSGPRPPPPPGAGVPPPRPPPPGAGVPPPRPPSMGLKPPRPAPSHPSTSASADDGDGDGSKAKLKPFFWDKVLANPDHSMVWHQIKSGSFQFNEEMIESLFGYAPAAKNMNGGKKDSASQEPLKQHIQLIDPKRSQNLSILLKALNVTTEEVCDAIEEGNELPAELIQTLIKMAPTTEEELKLRLYSGNLSQLGTAERFLKVLVEIPFAFKRLESLLFMCTLEEDISTLKESFTVLEAASTELRKSRLFLKLLEAVLKTGNRMNDGTFRGGAQAFKLDTLLKLADVKGIDGKTTLLHFVVQEIIRSEGIRAARAARESRSMSSFKSDDFLEDSIQDSDDQFQKKGLQVVSGLGSELEDVKKAAVLDADSVTGTVSRLGHSLMKSKNFLNSEMKNVSEENGFHQALKSFVQSAEADIMWLLEEEKRIMALVKSTSDYFHGNAGKDEGLRLFVIVRDFLIILEKVCKELHLAPAKSSRTSKKIDSAAAGPVDPRQRLFPAIKDRRMDSSSSDDES, encoded by the exons GCTGAATTATTACATGTTAACTGTAAGCTCGAGTTCTTGCATGCCAGCAGAGTTCTACAAGATCTTGAATTGCAATTCAAAGAAGACCGGTCAAGTCATGGTGGGGAACTTTATATTGGCAGGATATCCAGAACAAAAAAGCATGAGATTATCAAGGTTTTGCAACCAATGGTTGAGCAACTCATTCTAGATTGTTTGAGAGAAAATAGTCACGTGTTACCTACCACTGGAGAAGAGAAAGGTTCTGAAACTCGGTACACCAAATCTTTGGGATATTTGTTTACGCAGACCTCTTCTTTTCAACGGCGAAAGTTAGCTCAGACATTTGGAGGACCACCTGCTACATCTCCGATGATTTTATCGCCTAGTCCAGCTCCTTCAGTTTCTCCAATGGCTGAACCTCAGTCTCCAGAAAATCCTCCATTTCCATTTTTCCCTCCAGATTTCAGTGGTTCAGACGTGCAGCCTACAACTAGTGAACATTCTTCTGCAGATGCTTCTGATGCACAAACAAGCAAGCATAAGACCAGCAACCGAACTGTGGTTGTTGCTGTCGTTGTAACTGCTTCTGTGACCTTTGTCATTGCTGCGGTGTTCTTTTTGTGCTGCCGTAAGTGTGGAGCTGGCTCGGGGCGGGGAAGAAACGATGAGAGGCCTCTACTCAGCTTATCCTTGAGTGACTATTCTATTG CCTCTTCACACAAGTCCAATGCTCTGGGCACTTTAACAAATGAAGAAAAGGTTGGCAATCAATCTATCAACAACAAACTGAACCATAACAATTTCAGTGGAAAATCTTACGTAGCATCACATTCTTTGAgcaattcaaaatttgaaaattcagtTGGAGTTGCTACCCCGAACACAGGAGAAGATTCTGTTCGCGTGGCACTGGGTACAGCAGGACTGCCTCCGCTGAAGCCTCCTCCTGGAAGGACTGATCCTCCTAAACCACCTCTAGATAAGGCAGCTCCGACCCCACTCGCATCTGTACCCACACCCTCACCCACACCCGCAGCTCCGGTACCACCCCCAGCCCccccaataattcaacaatctgGAGGCCCACGTCCTCCACCTCCTATACCTTCTGGTATCAAGTCTGGTCCTCGCCCACCACCACCTCCAGGAGCCGGTGTCCCTCCTCCACGGCCACCGCCTCCAGGGGCTGGTGTCCCTCCACCACGGCCACCATCCATGGGCTTGAAACCCCCACGACCAGCTCCTAGTCATCCATCAACTTCCGCTTCAGCCGATGATGGTGATGGTGATGGCTCTAAAGCTAAGCTGAAGCCTTTCTTCTGGGACAAGGTGTTAGCCAACCCTGATCATTCAATGGTTTGGCATCAGATAAAATCTGGGTCGTTCCA GTTCAACGAAGAAATGATAGAATCACTATTTGGCTATGCCCCTGCTGCAAAAAATATGAATGGGGGGAAGAAAGATTCAGCATCACAAGAACCTCTGAAGCAGCATATCCAACTAATTGATCCCAAAAGGTCGCAAAATCTGTCAATTCTTCTCAAAGCATTAAATGTGACTACAGAAGAAGTTTGCGATGCAATTGAAGAAG GAAACGAGCTTCCAGCAGAACTTATTCAAACATTGATAAAGATGGCACCTACGACTGAAGAGGAATTGAAGCTAAGACTCTACAGTGGCAATCTTTCTCAACTTGGTACAGCAGAGCGCTTCCTCAAAGTCTTGGTTGAAATTCCGTTTGCCTTTAAGAGGCTTGAATCCTTGCTATTTATGTGCACTCTTGAGGAGGATATATCAACATTAAAAGAGTCTTTCACAGTTTTGGAG GCTGCTTCCACAGAATTGCGGAAAAGTAGATTGTTTCTCAAGCTTCTCGAGGCTGTTCTTAAAACAGGAAACCGCATGAACGACGGGACATTCCGTGGTGGGGCACAAGCATTTAAGCTTGATACGCTTCTAAAACTAGCAGATGTGAAAGGAATAGATGGCAAAACAACACTGCTGCACTTTGTTGTTCAGGAAATAATACGTTCAGAAGGCATAAGAGCTGCCCGAGCAGCCAGAGAGAGCCGGAGCATGTCCAGCTTCAAGTCTGATGATTTCCTCGAGGATTCTATTCAAGATTCAGATGATCAGTTCCAGAAGAAAGGTCTTCAGGTGGTCTCAGGTCTAGGCAGTGAACTTGAGGATGTCAAGAAAGCTGCAGTTTTAGATGCAGACAGCGTAACAGGGACGGTGTCTAGGCTCGGCCATTCGCTCATGaaatccaaaaatttccttAATTCGGAGATGAAGAATGTATCAGAAGAAAATGGATTTCATCAGGCATTGAAGAGTTTTGTGCAGAGTGCGGAGGCCGATATCATGTGGTTGCTCGAGGAAGAGAAGCGAATAATGGCTCTTGTAAAGAGCACATCAGATTACTTCCATGGAAACGCGGGAAAGGACGAGGGGTTGCGATTATTCGTCATAGTTCGAGATTTCCTTATTATCCTAGAAAAAGTATGCAAAGAATTACATCTGGCCCCAGCAAAATCCAGTCGGACATCTAAGAAAATTGATTCAGCAGCAGCAGGGCCCGTGGATCCTCGCCAGCGGCTGTTTCCAGCAATCAAGGATAGGCGAATGGATAGCTCAAGTTCAGACGACGAATCATAG
- the LOC140891504 gene encoding probable histone H2A.1 yields MAGRGKTLGSGSAKKAQSRSSKAGLQFPVGRIARFLKAGKYAERVGAGAPVYLAAVLEYLAAEVLELAGNAARDNKKTRIVPRHIQLAVRNDEELSKLLGDVTIANGGVMPNIHNLLLPKKTGGSSKPSADED; encoded by the exons ATGGCTGGCCGTGGGAAGACGCTCGGATCCGGGTCTGCAAAGAAAGCCCAGTCGAGGAGCAGCAAGGCGGGGCTCCAGTTTCCGGTCGGTCGTATCGCCCGTTTCCTCAAGGCCGGAAAGTATGCTGAGCGAGTCGGCGCTGGGGCTCCGGTCTACCTTGCCGCCGTCCTTGAATACCTCGCCGCTGAG GTGCTGGAATTGGCTGGGAACGCCGCAAGGGATAACAAGAAGACAAGAATTGTTCCGAGGCATATTCAGTTGGCGGTGAGGAATGACGAAGAGCTGAGCAAACTCCTCGGAGATGTGACGATTGCTAACGGTGGAGTGATGCCCAACATTCACAACCTTTTGCTCCCCAAGAAGACTGGCGGATCGTCGAAGCCCTCCGCAGATGAAGACTAG